From Mytilus edulis chromosome 8, xbMytEdul2.2, whole genome shotgun sequence, one genomic window encodes:
- the LOC139484760 gene encoding complement C1q-like protein 4, whose product MTQKVQNSLFLLLLLVNFVFCENSSDGIWTKEQLHYLENLKREIEYLKKTCKQPQILSDGRKSDEIPLPIDVPSINEIQPIAFYAQLSQTLTIGDLQTVEYDVVRVNVGNGYDKRHGHFTAPVTGLFYFSFTVMSFPDKSVHMEIVKNGVVFGNCFADGHGYESGTSTVITQLDQGDMVWVRHVKAESPQPLHPLYNAFTGFLIART is encoded by the exons ATGACACAAAAAGTTCAGAACAGTCTTTTCCTATTATTGCTGCTTGTCAACTTCGTGTTTTGCGAAAATAGCTCTGATGGAATTTGGACAAAGGAACAACTTCATTATCTAGAGAATCTCAAAAGAGAAATAG AATATCTTAAAAAGACATGTAAACAGCCACAAATTTTATCTGATG GTCGGAAAAGCGATGAAATACCACTGCCGATAGATGTTCCGTCCATAAATGAAATACAGCCTATAGCGTTCTATGCTCAGCTCTCACAGACATTGACTATCGGAGACCTACAGACAGTTGAGTACGATGTTGTAAGGGTAAACGTTGGTAACGGCTATGACAAAAGACATGGCCATTTCACAGCTCCTGTCACAGGACTGTTCTATTTCTCGTTTACAGTCATGTCGTTTCCTGATAAAAGCGTTCACATggaaattgtaaaaaatggaGTGGTCTTCGGAAATTGCTTTGCTGACGGTCATGGGTATGAAAGTGGGACGTCAACAGTGATCACCCAATTAGACCAGGGAGATATGGTTTGGGTACGACACGTCAAAGCAGAAAGCCCACAACCTTTGCATCCTCTGTACAACGCATTTACTGGTTTTCTTATTGCCAGGacataa